The Longimicrobium sp. genome has a window encoding:
- a CDS encoding benzoate-CoA ligase family protein yields MATMETHVPAEPSAHVDTFARDHLPPRHLWPEMDYSALPELAYPPRLNCAVELLDRMVESGHADRTAILWDGGRWSYRELVEKANRIAAALHDLGLVPGNRVLLRGPNTPMMAACWFGVLKAGGVVVATMPLLRPRELAHIAQKAMVRFALCDHRLLGDLVAARGQAPVLERVLAWGGEGDDSLDALMERHTGEFGAVDTAADDVALIAFTSGTTGQPKGAMHFHRDVLAACDCFPKYVLKPTPDDVFCGSPPLAFTFGLGGILIFPLRVGATALLIEQPTPPNLLKAIQDHGATIVSTAPTAYRAMLELLPQHDIRSLTRCVSAGETLPLPTFEAWEAATGIRIIDGIGSTEMLHIFISASGDDIRPGSTGKAVPGYRARIIDQEGNPLPPGSIGRLAVQGPTGCRYLDDEERQRGYVWDGWNVTGDAYRMDEDGYFWYQARTDDMIVSAGYNIAGPEVEAVMLEHPAVMECGVVGLPDAERGQVVSAFIVLREGNDGGDEMVKELQQWVKDHIAPYKYPRRVTFLDQLPRTQTGKLQRFRLREGA; encoded by the coding sequence ATGGCGACCATGGAAACGCACGTCCCCGCCGAGCCCTCGGCGCACGTGGACACCTTTGCGCGCGACCACCTTCCTCCGCGCCACCTGTGGCCGGAGATGGACTACTCGGCGCTCCCCGAGCTGGCGTATCCGCCCCGCCTGAACTGCGCCGTGGAATTGCTGGACCGCATGGTGGAGAGCGGGCACGCGGACCGCACGGCGATCCTGTGGGACGGCGGGCGGTGGTCGTATCGGGAGCTGGTGGAGAAGGCGAACCGCATCGCCGCCGCGCTGCACGATCTCGGCCTCGTCCCGGGCAACCGGGTGCTGCTGCGCGGCCCCAACACGCCGATGATGGCGGCTTGCTGGTTCGGCGTGCTCAAGGCCGGAGGCGTCGTGGTGGCCACCATGCCGCTGCTGAGGCCGCGCGAGCTTGCCCACATCGCCCAGAAGGCGATGGTTCGCTTCGCCCTGTGCGACCACCGGCTGCTGGGCGATCTCGTCGCCGCGCGCGGCCAGGCGCCCGTATTGGAGCGCGTCCTGGCGTGGGGCGGAGAGGGCGACGACTCGCTGGATGCGCTGATGGAGCGGCACACGGGCGAGTTCGGCGCGGTGGACACGGCGGCGGACGACGTGGCGCTGATCGCGTTCACCTCCGGCACCACGGGCCAGCCCAAGGGCGCCATGCACTTCCATCGCGACGTGCTGGCGGCGTGCGACTGCTTTCCCAAGTACGTGCTGAAGCCCACGCCTGATGACGTGTTCTGTGGCTCGCCCCCGCTCGCATTCACCTTCGGGCTGGGCGGAATCCTGATCTTTCCGCTGCGCGTGGGCGCCACGGCATTGCTGATCGAGCAGCCCACGCCGCCCAACCTGCTGAAGGCCATCCAGGACCACGGCGCCACCATCGTCTCCACCGCGCCCACCGCCTACCGCGCGATGCTGGAGCTGCTCCCGCAGCACGACATCCGCTCGCTGACCCGGTGCGTGTCCGCCGGCGAAACCCTGCCGCTTCCCACGTTCGAGGCGTGGGAGGCGGCAACGGGCATCCGCATCATCGACGGCATCGGCAGCACGGAGATGCTCCACATCTTCATCAGCGCCTCAGGCGACGACATCCGCCCCGGCTCCACCGGCAAGGCGGTTCCCGGGTACCGCGCGCGGATCATCGACCAGGAGGGCAACCCGCTGCCCCCCGGCTCCATCGGCCGGCTTGCGGTGCAGGGGCCCACCGGGTGCCGCTACCTGGACGACGAGGAGCGGCAGCGGGGATACGTATGGGATGGATGGAACGTGACGGGTGACGCCTACCGGATGGACGAGGACGGATATTTCTGGTACCAGGCGCGCACGGACGACATGATCGTCTCCGCCGGCTACAACATCGCGGGGCCGGAGGTGGAGGCCGTGATGCTGGAGCACCCGGCGGTGATGGAGTGCGGCGTCGTCGGCCTGCCGGACGCGGAGCGCGGGCAGGTGGTGAGCGCGTTCATCGTGCTGCGCGAGGGGAACGACGGAGGGGACGAGATGGTGAAGGAGCTTCAGCAGTGGGTGAAGGACCACATCGCGCCGTACAAGTATCCGCGCCGCGTGACGTTCCTGGACCAGCTGCCACGCACGCAGACGGGCAAGCTCCAGCGCTTTCGGCTGCGGGAGGGCGCGTGA
- a CDS encoding RidA family protein — protein sequence MHRTLQPAGWASPRGYSNGVEAQGRVVFVAGQIGWNPVSCAFETDDFVGQVDQALRNLVAVLREAGAGPEHVTRITWYITDRAAYAENTRAVGRVYRDAFGPHFPAMTLVIVAGLLEEEARVEIEATAVV from the coding sequence ATCCATCGCACGCTGCAGCCGGCGGGATGGGCGTCGCCGCGCGGATACTCCAACGGCGTGGAGGCGCAGGGGCGGGTGGTGTTCGTCGCGGGGCAGATCGGGTGGAACCCAGTAAGCTGCGCGTTCGAGACAGACGACTTCGTGGGACAGGTGGACCAGGCGCTGCGGAACCTGGTGGCCGTGCTGCGCGAGGCCGGCGCCGGGCCGGAGCACGTGACGCGGATCACGTGGTACATCACGGACCGCGCGGCCTACGCCGAGAACACGCGCGCCGTCGGCCGGGTGTACCGCGACGCCTTTGGCCCGCACTTTCCCGCGATGACGCTGGTGATCGTCGCCGGGCTGCTGGAGGAAGAGGCCCGGGTGGAGATCGAGGCCACGGCGGTGGTGTAG